Below is a genomic region from Numenius arquata chromosome 8, bNumArq3.hap1.1, whole genome shotgun sequence.
TCCTTGTACCAAGTGCTCTGAGCTTAGGTGCTGGATGGTGGCTCTCTAAGTGGTGGAGCTGGGTCTGGTGCTGCTTTCAACACTCTTGATTTGCCACATAATGTCTTTGAACATCTGCATCGGTGAGATGGCAGTGGGAGGAGAGGGTTTCGCATGGGTCCAGAGAGAAAGATATTGTGACTGGGTAATCTGGGGAGCAGGAGAGTGTGGGTGCTAAGCAGGCACAAATGATGAAGTGGTGGCAACCCTTCTTCCCTGTGGGGACACCAGTGGCACATTGTTAATAGGTGGTGTGTGTTTCTGGTAACGTGGAGGGCTGATGAAGTGGCCTATTCGTGCTGCATATTTGGGAAATGCTGGATGCACTTTGTTATGTTTAAAgtgcttaaatgtttttaatcaaGGTGACTGAAGTCATCAAACCTAAGACTTATGCAGAGCGAGTGGCCTGgagctatttctgttttattgCCCTGTGTGTAGCGTTGCCTCCAAAACGTTGCCGTTGCCATTTACTTTCTGGGAACGGTATGTCTCAAACAATGTATTGTCTCCCTAGGGCCCCAAGAAATTTCTTATTTCTAtctccaggaaaataaaagtgaaCTAGCTCCAAAATACAAACCAGAATGCTGCAGTATTTTTCCACCAGGagaatttttctctcttaccAATGTGGCTTTTTTATGGAGTGAATAAATGCATTTATAATAACCCTGCGGGTGTGATTTGGGCTACTGTTCACTGAAGCGACTACCCACAGAGTTGCGTAACCTATGAGAAGATGGATTATAATAACTTGGTTTAGTTCATATCAGCCATTTCTTGACTGTTCTCTTCATGCCCCTGGCAGAGAGGGATTCATTTAGCAACTCAGTTCACAGAGAGGAGAGTACACCTTGCTTTCATTTCACCCCAAGTTATTGAGCAAAGGTGTGGTGTGAGGTTCTATGAAAACTAGAAAGATaagctgtggtttttattttttttttttcccctttgatgtGAGCTCTTCTGCAGCAGAGGTGCCCACCAACAGCAATTACTGCCTCTTCTTACTGCATTTTTGTGTTAAAGGTGTTACTGAGGGTGCCCCCTGCTTCTGCTGACTTCCCAGTGCTCTCTTTGAGCCCCTTGTGTTCCCTCGCCCTTCCTGGGATTGCCAGAGACCTGCTGCAGGTCATGCTGTGCCTCTGGCTTTCTCAGCATTCTGTCGACCTCCCTCCATTGTTGTCCCCTTCGATTTTTGTCGGTGAGCTCTTGGATCCTACCAGCCTGGGCAGCTCTGAGCAAGGGCCGCTGCTGCAATGCACAGCTGGTGGTGCTCACTTCTGCTCCTCATGATGCCTTTTCTCTGCTCTAGTGTCCAGAACCAGGTGGACGAAGTCATCGATGTTATGCAGGAGAACATCACGAAGGTGATTGAAAGAGGCGAGCGGCTGGATGACCTGCAGGATAAATCAGGTGCAATGCTAAATGCAGTTCTACTGGCCTTTTCCCCATGTCTCTTCCCTGTTGCTGGGCCGTGTTACTTGGTTTTGGTTCAGAAAGTACCTAATGACAGACCTGGGTTTGTATTTCTGTTCTGGAGAGTGGTGTTTCCCAGCCTTGGGCTGCAGATCTGACTTTCTGCCAACATTTTACTCTTTCCACCTTCGCCTTCTGCTGCTTTGTGCAGTTTGGAGGTGCTTGGGTGTTGTGATCTTGTTGGTCATTCAAGCTAAGGTAGATTGGTCTGTCTCACAACGGCCCTGAGCACTTCAGCTGTCCGCTTGCTTGCTGGCTTGCAGAGTGAATTCGTGTCCTCAGAGGGCAGGCAGTACAAAGGGGGCTCAGTGGGACTCAGCAGGTCTGTGTGTGCTCTAGCGAAGGGCGTCACAGTGGCATCTGCTGTGGCTTTGGTGAATCACGCTGTGGTTGGGCCTTTTCCCCTAATGGTGAGTTTATTGCTTAAAACTCAGTGCAGTTAGTAGAACGGGTGGATGATCTGACTCTGTGTGCATGCGCGCTCCTGAAtcacctcttttttctttccttcaataGAAAGTTTATCAGACAATGCAACAGCTTTTAGCAACAGAGCCAAGCAGCTTCGGAGACAGATGTGGTGGCGAGGCTGCAAGGTGAGCAAGAACAGGCAGGGGTGGGTTTGTGGAGGAGCGGTtacctgccctgccctgggaggaGACGGAGAAGCTCTGCTTTCTAGCTGAAAAGATGCTGGAAGCCGAAGGCCTGCTTTCAGGTAGAAGCAGCTACACATGGCACCCCATATAACACGCCTCTGTGGTTCCCTTGCAGATGAAGGCGATCATAGCACTGGTGGCAGTCATTCTCCTGCTTGTGATCATTGGTGAGTAGCTCCAGGTCACTCCAGCCATGTCTAGGACTGAAATATTTGAGGCATTCCACACCATGAGTGACACTGTGGTGCTGTTGTCCCTCAGAGCGAGCACCTGAGCTATTCTCGTCGGGCCACACTCTGCCTTAAGCGGTCATAAAAGGTGCCTGTAGATCACTCCATGCTGCTCTTCTGCAAGGTTTAAATGGAGAGGAGCAGGCTCGAACCAAATCATACTCACTGTGGCCAAAGGAAGCCAACATTGCCCTGCCCTGACAACACTGAACCAATCCAGGGTTGGCACCAACTGATCCTGAGGCTGGTGGGAGTAGATGGAAGAGTTTCAGACTGCATCAATATCTCCCAAAGTTCTCTCCACGTATATCGGCCATCTTGAAATGGGTCTGGTCCCTGTAAGTGTTCCTCCCCAAAACTGCTGGGCTGCTTAATTTTCAGCAAGTAGCTGTTGTGGCTTTGCCGCTCGtcccttctctgctctttctgctctgCCTGGTCCCTGTGGAGCTCCCCAGAGCACAGATGTTGCTGCTTTTCCTACCAAAAAGCTAATGATGACCAGAGCGTGTTTCTTCCTGGCAATAGAATtcatccctctgcctgcagaaTTATGTGCTCCAGGGATCTAAGCAGCTCAGTACGGCAGTGCAGCTCTTCTGTGCCACTGGATCTGTGGAGGGTTTTTCTCCCACCGACCGTGGCCGGGGACAGCTCTGTAAGGGTTCTTGTTACTTCAGCAAAACCCTTGCGACCTGTTGTCCTGCTGACacacagcctgcagcaggagaggcagagctggcagcagggtgGGAGCGTTGTAGAGAAAGAAAGTGATGGAAAATCCCATCTGGTTTAATTTTGGGAAGCTGGAAGGAGATGAAGGTGGCAGGAAACGTTGCCTAGCATGTGTGCGGGCAGCGGATTACATTAGCTCGAGCTTGGAAACACACTTTCCCTCGCAGCTGCTTGGTGTTTGTCACTACAGAAATGGGGGGATCTCTCTGGCGGGGATCTGTGTTGCACGCGAAGGTGTGTGGCTGAGAGCTcgtttctttgttttccagtaCCCATAATCCTGAAGTATCATACCTGACGGGGCAGCTGGAGGCTTCGGTTGGAGCTGGTTCTGGGATAACCAAACTGCTGTGTAATTTAAGTGAGATATCTGTATATAGCTTTGAAGTTGTTTTTCTCCAAGGAGTGAGGAGGCGGCGGCAAGTAGCCAGTTCTAACGGAGTGTTTTAAGAACTGCCAAATGACCCTTATTTTTGGTTGAGTACCTGCTCCTGCtgtcagacttttttttataaCAGAAGATTTAGTTCCCAAACTGCCTGCCTGTGGAATTCTGGATCTCTGGTTTGGAGCTGGCTACTTGCCACTACGGTTTATCTGTATATATGGTTGAGctgtattattaataataatatcatTTGAGCAgttccctgctgcctgctgtgaaaGGCAGAGGGGACTTTGTCCTTtcagagcaaaggaggggaaaaatgtcTGAAGAGAAACATACCATTATGTTACAGGGAACTGACCCTTCTGTGGAGAACTTCAAGGGTGTtgcttctctgtttaaaaaaaaaaaaaaaaaaaagggagaggaaaaaaaaaaagaaataattaggtTTTACAATCCAGAAGACTTTCTGGTCCTGCCATGGGAATGCACAAGCTCAGTGTTTTCGGTATTGCTGCTTACAGCTGTGACTAAAGACATTCCAGTAAACTTATTTTTGACTGTACATCTGGAGTTCCTGCACATCTTCAGTAGTGTTCTGGAGGACTTACTCAGCTCTCTACTGCCGGGAGTCCCTAGGAAAGGgctgtttcagtgttttcttcaccAGAAGCAAGAAGTGTGTGTAAGCCTAATGATATAAGAGACACAACAGGACAGCAACTCTCCAAAACCACTCCAGGGTGAACAAGCCCACTGCATATTCAGACCCTTCACTTTGATGTGGTGGTTGTGGTCCCAAATGCCACCCTGTTTTGCTTCACTGTGATCCAGCAGGCTGGGGGTTGTTCCCAGACAGATGCACTGGGGTGTTCAGGGAGGTTTAGGGGCCCCTATGCTGGACTAGACAGGAGCTGAGCTCCTCCATCCATGGGTGAGACTGCTGTGTTTTAGCTGTCTCCATCCTTGGTTGCGCGTGTTGGCGGCATTTCTGTCCGCCCTTTATTTTTGGGACCCTTGTTCTTTCCGGCCTTGAGCCTGGGACTTCAGCTGAGCTGAGATCAGGCTCTACTGGTCCTGTTTTTGCTGTCTCTTTTCTGATGAGAGAAGCATCGTCCTACTTAGTGTGTGTCTGAAGTAATATTGGAGAGGGGAAACAGTGCTCCAGAGAATGCCCAGTGCTGTGTCCCAGCTTCCTTCTCTGAACCTGCCCCCAGGACCTTGTACACAGTTTCCACCTGAGTGGTGGTGCGGCTCCATGCTGAGAAGGGGATTAAAAGTGAGCACAGCAGTCTGGAGAGTCAGATGTGATTACAAGCTCTGCTTGCCCACCTGGAATATAAATAGGGCTTTTCCCCTCTGTGGGCCCTGGTCTCTCCAGGTGGGAAGCAGAAAGCCAAGCTgggtttttcctcttgaaaagtgTAGCCCGGTTTTAAGATCATGTACCCACGGGAAGGGACAAAAATCATCCTGCCTATGCCTTTGGCTACTCTCCACCTGCAAGGGAACAAGAGGGTGAATGAAGAGGGACTGTGTCTATCTACAGGGGGGCTGCAGGTCTTGCTGAGCTATGGGTACCTTTTCCTGCCAGCTGGAAAGTGAGTTAATGGCACTGTGAGCCCGTGTGATGGCTGTGCTGTGCCTGCTCTGGCCTGCCTGCTATGGCAGGCTTTACTCCTGCTGCTGGAGAGTCCTGCTAGTACCTCTGGTATTCTCTCCCAGCTCcgtcttgctgctgctgcacccacAGAAGGACCCTGGTGCCACAGCAGCGCATCAGGATTTCAAATTCCGGCTGGCACCAGGTCTGAGCAAGAGAGGTTAGTTTCGCAGTTACCTGCTAGAGGCAAAGCCTGGCTTTAAAGCTGAGCTTGAAGGCGTTTGAAAATGGATGCTTATAGAATGAAGGCTTCACAGCAACCCTGTTGTAGTAAAGAACTGCTTATAGCTCCTGAATTTGGGAGCTGCTGCTACATCCTCCATAGCCCTGTCCTTGCTGGGTTCGGCAGACCTGTCAGCAGCATGTCCTTAGGGAGAGTTTCCATATGGCGTTGAACTCTCAGTGCAGGCTCTGGTGTACCACCCCGAGAAGTGCTGCTGTTACCACCATGCCAGCAGTGCGCTGCTTCAGACAAACGCTTTTCCAGCTGACCCAGATCCATGGGAAATGAGATGGCAACGCTAACGCCCCTGACCATGGACAGTTTGTGTTTTGTGCCTGCTTCGGATTCATCCTTCGGTACCGGCAGGACTGACCAGGCCCACCTCAGGCAGCATGTTCTGGCCCTGGAAAAGCTTGCTTTCCTTGACGGCTTTGCTGGAATGCTTTCGCAGCATCTCCCAGGGGGTTGGGGTGCAAACAGTTGTACTTGAGATGCAGGGCAGGGAAAGCTGCCACGTCCAAAGCCTTCAGCGTGCTTTCCTGTGTTGCCAGGATTAGGTGTTGATCAGTTTTAGGTTCAAGTCACTGAATGCCAGGGTTGTCCTGATCACACACCTCCTCAAGGGACCAGCTCTGGCTGTGAGAGGCACCAGCAGCAACAAATCAACAGCCCTAGTCAGTAACTTCACAGTAATAGAATTTATTGAGCAAgttttatagattttatttttttaattttttcccccaaggctGAGAAGACCACTGCAATATCTGGTCTCAGGTACATTACAGAGCCGTCCTCCTTATGTTACTTTGAGATACCATGGTCTTTATATTGCAGCCTGTGCTATCCCACCCTGGACTAGTGGCAGGGAGAACTGTAGTGAGTGGAAAGGGTTGTTGTTTCCAGGAGCATCTGCAGGCTTTGGGGTTGGTTTTCACTTAGGAGACGCTACAAAGGAGATTTTACAACAAAAACAATTCCTTCACCCAAGCGTAGGGTCTGTTTTATCCATTCCCTCTTTGTGCAGAAGACAGACCTCTTCATTAGCTGCTGTTTTCCACATGATTGCTTTTTTACAGGGAACGGCATGTTTTGGCTGGAGTTGTACgttcctgctgcagggctggttcCTCCTCCCATCCTTGCTGGTGTGACCCATTCAGCGAGACCCCAGGGTCCCCACGCCTGAGGGCACGGGGGCTGCAGGGATAGATGCCCGCAGCTCTGATGCAGGTGGGGAGAGGCCTCCCCAGTCCCAGCTCTGAGAGCTGGCCACACCAGAGCTGATGAAGGCTCTTCTGTGGGGGCTGGGTCTGAGGTAGAGGGCTGGGTACCG
It encodes:
- the VAMP4 gene encoding vesicle-associated membrane protein 4: MPPKFKRHLNDDEVTGSVKSERRNLLEEDSDEEEDFFLRGPSGPRFGPRNDKIRHVQNQVDEVIDVMQENITKVIERGERLDDLQDKSESLSDNATAFSNRAKQLRRQMWWRGCKMKAIIALVAVILLLVIIVPIILKYHT